One segment of Peromyscus leucopus breed LL Stock chromosome 5, UCI_PerLeu_2.1, whole genome shotgun sequence DNA contains the following:
- the Abt1 gene encoding activator of basal transcription 1 has product MKAAELVEQPQAPMEGESQGEAELNAEAAEEQEEPEEAACNSSSSKKKKKVVPGIVYLGHVPPRFRPLHVRNLLSAYGEVGRVFFQAEDRFVRRKKKAAAAAGGKKAAKYSKDYTEGWVEFRDKRVAKRVAASLHNTPMGARRRSPFRYDLWNLKYLHRFTWSHLSEHLAFERQVRRQRLRAEVAQAKRETDFYLQSVERGKRFLAADGDATRPNSSWTFAQRPTEQELRARKAARPGGRERARLANAQDQARSNRGLLARIFGAPPPAESKEES; this is encoded by the exons ATGAAAGCCGCGGAGTTGGTGGAGCAGCCCCAGGCGCCGATGGAGGGAGAGTCGCAGGGAGAGGCAGAGCTGAATGCCGAGGCGgcggaggagcaggaggagcccGAGGAAGCGGCttgcaacagcagcagcagcaagaagaaaaagaaggtagTGCCGGGTATCGTGTACCTGGGACACGTCCCGCCGCGATTCCGGCCTCTGCACGTACGCAACCTGCTCAGCGCCTACGGTGAAGTGGGACGCGTTTTCTTCCAGGCCGAGG ACCGCTTTGTGAGACGCAAAAAGAAGGCAGCAGCGGCCGCGGGAGGAAAAAAGGCAGCTAAATACAGCAAGGACTATACAGAAGGCTGGGTGGAATTTCGTGACAAGCGCGTAGCCAAGCGAGTGGCAGCCAGTCTACATAACACGCCCATGGGTGCCCGCAGGCGCAGTCCCTTCCGTTATGACCTGTGGAACCTCAAG TATTTGCACCGTTTTACTTGGTCCCACCTCAGCGAACACCTTGCCTTTGAGCGCCAGGTACGCAGGCAGCGCCTAAGAGCAGAGGTCGCCCAAGCAAAGCGAGAGACTGACTTCTATCTTCAAAGTGTAGAACGCGGAAAGCGCTTCCTTGCAGCTGATGGGGATGCTACTCGCCCGAATAGCTCCTGGACCTTTGCTCAGCGTCCCActgagcaggagctgagagcccgGAAGGCAGCACGGCCAGGAGGGCGGGAACGAGCTCGGCTGGCCAATGCCCAGGACCAGGCCCGATCCAACAGGGGGCTCCTTGCCAGGATCTTTGGAGCCCCTCCGCCCGCCGAGAGCAAGGAAGAATCATAA